The Changchengzhania lutea genomic sequence TTAAAAACATAAAAATCCATCCTTTAAATAAAACTAAAGAATAAATACCATGACTAACAGAAGGGATTTTATAAAAAAGGCGGCCATTGCTACTGTGGGGGTTACAATAGGCTCAAGCGTTAATGCGATGTCCGCAAAGAGTTATTCTAAAATTATTGGGGCTAATGATAGAATACATGTTGCTATACAGGGTTTGGGAAGAAGATATGGCGCCTATATACCCGCAATTGCAGCAAAAGAAAATAATATAGAATTACGTTATTTATGCGATGTCATGAAGAGCCAGCGCATTAAAGCCGTGGACGCTGTTCATGATAAAATTAAAAACAAACCCATACAGGAAAACGATATTCAAAAGATAATAGATGATAAGGATATTGATGCAATTTTTATGGCTACACCAGACCATTGGCACGCCCCGGGAGCTTGTATGGCCATGCAGGCCGGCAAACATGTTTATTTAGAAAAACCATGTAGCCATAACCCCAAAGAAGGCGAATTGCTGGTTGCGTATCAAAAAAAATACAACAAGGTGGTGCAAATGGGAAACCAGCAGCGTTCCTCATTACAATCCCAAGAGATCATAAAAGATATCCATAACGGTATTATTGGTGATGTTTATAAGGCCATGGCATTTTATACCAATGCCCGGGGCCGTGTTCCCAATCAAGAAAAAGCAAATCCACCAGAAGGCTTAGACTGGGAACTTTTTCAGGGGCCTGCTCCAAGAAGGGATTACACAGTAAACACTTGGGATTACAATTGGCATTGGTATGGCTGGGATTATGGAACAGCAGAAATGGGCAATAATGCAACACACGAAATAGATATAGCGCGT encodes the following:
- a CDS encoding Gfo/Idh/MocA family protein — its product is MTNRRDFIKKAAIATVGVTIGSSVNAMSAKSYSKIIGANDRIHVAIQGLGRRYGAYIPAIAAKENNIELRYLCDVMKSQRIKAVDAVHDKIKNKPIQENDIQKIIDDKDIDAIFMATPDHWHAPGACMAMQAGKHVYLEKPCSHNPKEGELLVAYQKKYNKVVQMGNQQRSSLQSQEIIKDIHNGIIGDVYKAMAFYTNARGRVPNQEKANPPEGLDWELFQGPAPRRDYTVNTWDYNWHWYGWDYGTAEMGNNATHEIDIARWALNVKYPIHVAVNSGKYHYKDDGWDMYDTMEASFRFDGDKEIQWDGRSRDGYDKYGAGRGTIVSGSNGSVFIDRSGYRLYDLKGKIIKENISGKTEAGNAVGGGGDLSTLHTTNFFDAIRGKAELNSPIDEGAISQLLTHYANIASRIGDTFEVDEDTGRIFNREAMKLWSRTYEPGWEIKPV